Proteins encoded in a region of the Corvus hawaiiensis isolate bCorHaw1 chromosome 31, bCorHaw1.pri.cur, whole genome shotgun sequence genome:
- the LOC125318787 gene encoding uncharacterized protein LOC125318787 — MLRGKKSDRIAPRGLLKNTLAAEKMVPLVARSNRVDERGRGVESCGGKNPQNGIIKLRSWKCLRSKIKSKDPWREGRSQCVNWRNPRTYFCTLHAFSDARCLTRHITLLVLTLYLNEASATESLSHQPFKWSLIRWEDQKVIQTVTTPSNPSFSCQLCDLIQVKPCLNKKGFYFCPASNPGKTYCNWPGHYYCAYWGCETVAFGFSPGGGKDKYIKVGWRPSGCQPPEVGPDTGIKQGGNCHGIQINVTNKMDSGWAIGKTWGARLWESGTNRGGHFLIKREEIPPSAEAIGPNVVINPPIEIQSQGNRAAEEDHTAQTPTIYNQSRDSQQHG; from the exons ATGTTAAGAGGCAAAAAGAGCGACAGAATTGCCCCCAGGGGTCTCCTGAAGAATACTCTTGCTGCCGAGAAGATGGTACCCCTCGTGGCTCGAAGCAACCGAGTCGACGAGCGAGGCAGAGGAGTAGAAAGCTGTGGAGGAAAGAACCCCCAGAATGGGATAATAAAACTACGCTCATGGAAATGCCTCAGAAGTAAGATTAAGAGCAAGGATCCCTGGAGGGAGGGCAGGTCGCAGTGTGTAAATTGGAGGAATCCTCGAACATACTTTTGTACTCTCCACGCCTTTAGTGATGCTCGTTGCTTGACCCGGCATATTACCCTCCTTGTGCTTACATTGTATTTAAATGAAGCTAGCGCAACAGAATCCCTATCACACCAACCATTTAAATGGTCATTAATACGGTGGGAAGATCAAAAGGTTATACAAACAGTGACTACGCCAAGTAACCCAAGCTTTAGTTGTCAACTCTGTGATCTTATACAAGTAAAACCATGCCTGAACAAAAAAGGATTCTATTTCTGCCCAGCATCTAACCCAGGGAAAACCTATTGTAACTGGCCTGGACACTACTACTGTGCATACTGGGGCTGTGAAACAGTCGCCTTTGGGTTTTCccctggaggaggaaaagacaaATATATCAAGGTCGGGTGGAGGCCCAGCGGGTGTCAGCCCCCAGAGGTAGGGCCAGACACAGGAATAAAGCAGGGCGGAAATTGTCACGGAATTCAGATAAATGTGACCAATAAAATGGATTCCGGATGGGCAATAGGAAAAACCTGGGGAGCTAGATTATGGGAATCCGGTACAAATCGGGGTGGGCACTTTCTGATAAAAAGGGAAGAGATACCACCGAGTGCTGAAGCCATAGGCCCCAACGTAGTTATTAACCCCCCTATAGAAATTCAGTCCCAGGGTAATCGAGCGGCAGAGGAAGACCACACTGCTCAAACACCGACTATTTATAATCA AAGCAGAGACAGCCAGCAGCATGGTTAA